The DNA sequence atggctaaatagaagatagggaacacaacaggatgttgtcaaattttgtatgtgtgcgcggGGGggcgctgggggggggggcgctggtggggttactcgcccagggagtaagttagtgtagaaccgccactgggcTCAGCCAACAATGGCGGCTGACGCAAGTCCTCGGGTCGTTGCTGAAATGGTTGGAGCCTGAAACCCTCCTGTGAGTTGCATCAGCCAGCTTTCGTTCGGGGACTGGCAGCTCGAACAGCCAATCACCATTCAGAGGCTTTTGGACGGACAGTGACCAGACCAACCAGATTTAAGGCGGAGACTGTGTTGGCCAGTCGCGCGACAGCTGGGGTGTCTGGCCCCGCCCTGTTTAGCGCACGAAACTGCATTTGGATAAAATCTGAACCAGACCCGCTGTGATTGGTCAGGGGGTCGGACATGGCCCCGCCCCGCGCTTGGTATAAAGCTGGTTCTGGTCGTCACGTAGCGTACTCGACTGAAGACGGGGGGAGCGGCGTGTTACTGGGGGGAGCGTGAAGCGTTAGACCCATCTTTGGGCTTCGACCTCTCGGTTGCGGGTTTTTGGTCATCTCTCGGCCGGCGCGGGAGCTGGCCTCGGTGGTACCCGGTTTTTTCCGCTCCTTGACGTCATCGCGGCCGCAGCGCCCGCCATGGATTTTTAAGGCAGAATGCGTGGCCTCTAATGCGATGGCGATGCATAGTGCAAGGCGAACCCACGCGCGAGATTCCATCCGTGCCACTGCCAGGCAGTTGGGCTCCGGTACCGTCCGCGGTATCCCTGCGAGCCAGCCGGTACCGTTGCTCCTGTACCGGAGGAGGCAGCCGTTAGCCGCCGCGGCCTCGTAACGAAGAGCCGCAGTCTCATCATCGAGTCCAACCACCGCCAGTCACGGGGATCATGAAGCCGCAGGACGTGCTCGGGAAGGCCAGCCTCTGGATCTTCGGTTACGGGTCGCTGGTGTGGAAGCCTGACTTCAAATACAGGAAGAGCCGCGTGGGCTTCATCCGCGGCTACAAGAGGCGCTTCTGGCACGGAGACGACTTCCACCGGGGCAGCCAGGCGGCGGTGAGGCCTGCACACCTGGGCACACCTGCGGGAGGAGGGGGGACTGTCACCTGActgactgtctgtctgtgtttgttaCAGCCCGGAAGAGTGGTGACGCTGATCGAAGACGACGATGTAAGCCATCCTGTTGTTGTTGTGACGTCATAGGTAACGTCACGCGCCTCGTTCTCATCGtgtgtgtccccccccccccacaggcagTCACCTGGGGCGTGGCGTTCGAGGTGTCGGGCCCGCAGGTGGAGGAGGCCCTCGCATACCTGAACGTCCGCGAGACCGTGTGCGGCGGCTACGTCACCaagatggtggattttttccccGGGGATGAAGGCCCCGCCCCCGTCCAGGCTCTGGTGTACATCGCCACCTCCGACAACCCGCTGTACCTCGGACCGGCCAGTCCGGAGGACATCGGGGCCCAGATCGCCTCCTCCAGCGGGAAGAGCGGCCACAACCTGGAGTACCTGCTGCGCCTGGCGGAGTTCATGCGGAGCAGCTGCCCGCAGGTGGAGGACCAGCACCTGTTCTCCGTGGAGACTGCGGCTCTCACCCTGTTCCTGGCCTGCTCATGCGCGGTCCAGCCTGTGCACTAGCGTCCACGGTTCTGTGGGTCCACGTTTGCATGTGTCCATCATCCCTGCAGCCGTTTCTGAATCCGCCCAGTTCCTCACTGCATCACATGTCTGAAACAATAAAACCACTTCCCAAAAGAGAGCCGTCTGCTGTCCTCACTCGGGTCCTTTTCCTGCTTCAAAGGGGGGGAGGGACTCCAAACCACTCAGATCCAGAGATTTTATTTGAATCGTCCCACATATGAATACATGAAAAACGGACATCCAAAGTGAGAAAACTGTCTATAAACAAACGTTTTGGCTTTACAGCAAAGACCTTCACATGCAAGTCACGCCGTTAACCCCGACTCTGTGAACCTCTGCTCTgactaaaacatcaaaaaccagCGGGAACAGAAACCACATTTACACGTTTTCTCTACTTTAACTTCAGTCTCAACTCAAATAAATTATTAGTGGACAAAAATGATCTGAATGGGGAAAACAATAGCAGCTCTACTGTGATGGCAACAACTCCACCTAGAAAATAATTCTGACAAAAATATGCCCAACCTTCATTTTCCATGGAAGCGGAATATATTTATGAactatttcttcttttaaaacattaactgccttgtttgtttttgtaccaAAATCTTCAGTTAGAAAAATAGGAGCTTTAGTAAAAAAGCTATTTCTTTGTTGGATGTTCACCTCCAAATACAGAATCATCTAAGAGGCCCTCAGAATATCTACAGAACATTTCTATGACAATACCAGAACGTGGAAGACGGCGCCCAGAGCAGCTGTGATGACCTCATACCTGTCCAGCTCGGGTTCAAGCCTGCCTGCTCTGCGGCAGACGCTTCCCTCGCTGCACAGGCGTGCTTTCTGACAATCACGTGGAAATACTGGTGGTAAGCTCGCAGACCGCCGTGATGACATCACCAAGTCCCCATGCTGCCGGGTCCTTTGCCTTTGTGGACCAGTTTGTGGGCGGTTGGATGGCTGGGACCCCCTTTAGCCTGaggacagcagctgctgctggtgtGGAAGGCGGGACCGGCACTGGACCGGGCCGAGGCGGGCTGCATGGGACTGGACACAGAGTGGCCCGCTGGAGGGACGAGAAGCAGAGAGGAGTTGGAGAGCGGCAGGGACTGGGGCGACTCGTTGGCGACGCGTTCACTCACCCTTGGAAACGCTGTAGCCGTACGCAGCATAAGCTGCAGCCGATGCCGCTGCTGCCCCCGCTATTGCCCCGGCCATGGCTGCTGCACTTCCCACCGTTGACTTGCGTCCGCGTCCCTTCCCTCCAGACTTGACCCCCCCTCCAGATCCTTTAGGCCGTCCACGGCTCCGCCCAGACCTGCCTCTGCCAGGACTGATGGTATCCAAAGCTGCCGCACCTGAAGATCCACAAGGAGACCAGAAACCAAGACGAGAACATGCATGAAGGGAGCTGACAGAAACTAAGACCAACTTCCAGTCATGTGACGTGACTTCAAAGAAGGACACAAACACTGGAGCAGTGATAAATGTGGTTTGCAGAGTCTCAAAAACCCCAACAGACGGATCACAGGCCTGCTTCTGCACTGCCACTCCTAAATTACTCATAGATCAGAGTCCAGTAGAGGAAGAGCAAACAGGGAATTCCCGTCTGGTACAAGAAGTGACATCTAAACGTTTCAGTCTTCAGAAAAGTACAGAGTCATTGCCACATAAAACAATTCTTTTGTCATAAATGTCTAACTACAAAACAAGAAACTAACTATCTCCTGATCAGTTATGAAACATGCAGGTACACGGCAACAGAATTTAACAGAAATAAAGgttggaaatattttaaacCAACTACCAACAGAAAACAATGGAGCTTATGCATGATGTTAAAATATTATTGATCCTTTACTTTTTGGAATAAAATACTCCTGAAGTGAATGAGAGGGGTTTTCCAGAACTTCCAAGACCTCCTCCACGGCGGGGGGAGTGTCTGTTCAGGATTCTCACCGTTCATGCTGTCAGACACCGAGCCCGTCACAGAGGCGGGGGAGTTGGTGGCCCGGGACTGCGGCGCGGAGGACGCCGCGTCGTCCACGATGACCAGCATGTCGCTGCTGCTTTCATCTGCATCTGGAGGCAACGAACCAGGCTGAAGCTCACTGCTCAGAGAGATCTGTGCACAGAGAGGAGCGagcgcgcacgcacacacac is a window from the Oryzias latipes chromosome 24, ASM223467v1 genome containing:
- the chac1 gene encoding glutathione-specific gamma-glutamylcyclotransferase 1 translates to MKPQDVLGKASLWIFGYGSLVWKPDFKYRKSRVGFIRGYKRRFWHGDDFHRGSQAAPGRVVTLIEDDDAVTWGVAFEVSGPQVEEALAYLNVRETVCGGYVTKMVDFFPGDEGPAPVQALVYIATSDNPLYLGPASPEDIGAQIASSSGKSGHNLEYLLRLAEFMRSSCPQVEDQHLFSVETAALTLFLACSCAVQPVH